The following DNA comes from Camelina sativa cultivar DH55 chromosome 14, Cs, whole genome shotgun sequence.
ATGAAGATTACATTTTAAAGTGATGATGTATAAATCTCATAATGATTGAAAACAATTAAGTGCATAAAATTCATCATATTCGAGTAATTTGTGATACATTAAGGCACCAAATGAATAGAAGATCAATAAATTCATTTCTTTGAATTTAGGAAgaatttcataatgtttaggaaacattacataatgtttaggaatgtgttcttgaattttaggaagctatttctaaatatacaaatatctcaaaacaGGGATAACAAGAACCAGAAGatcttccaccaccaccaccatactttGCCTCATCAACAATACTACGCCACTTTGTAACTGATGAACTACAAACCGAAGAAGCTGAAGACATCAAaatcaacgacaacaacaaactTTCTTACTTTTTACCAACTACTTTGTTCCCAATGACATTATAACAAACACTTGGTATGCAACAATTGTGATGTTGATATCTGCTGCCTTCACATAACACCCATCCACTTTGGACATGTGATTCATCAAAGAATAAACATTGttagaaatttcaaaaccaaacataatcCAATAAACAACACTCTCAAGCTCTTATTCAATATGCCAAAACTGAATCAAAGTGACAAGAACAGCTGCAAAACTATACTCTCACATAATCCATTAAAAGTGATTTGCATCTTCTCCAATAATCACTaaacaatttgttttatttttttattagaatagGGAGAACACAACTTAATAAGATGAATAAAGTAAAACACTAATCACCTTTAGAATTTGTCTTTCCCTGAAGTTTTACCTCGTTTTCAATCATCTTCGTACATGCACCATCTTTCTAGAGATACTTGCCAGATCTGTGTCGAAATCTGTCGAAGAAGCTTTCGATGTCGAGATCTCTATTTGGATTTGAGAAGCGGCTTCTCAACATCAACTAAAACGTGGGAGTCACATGCCTAGTCGTTTCTTGAGATCTCGATCTCACCATTGGAGTAGAATACTGAGCTAACAACATCAAACCATCTCGTCTCTCTAATTCGTCGCTGTTTAAAATCACCAACACCAACCAGAACTACGAATCCGAATCCAATTGGTAATGGACTCGATGAATCTCTGCTTAAATTACTTCACTGGAGCTTCTATCGATTGATTTAAAGTTAATTGAAAAATCTGATATCAAAAATGAAGACCTCAGAAGATTCATTACAAGCTTCACATGAGAAAGCTAAAAAGAACcgtgagtttgattttttttgttctcttttaaaaataaattttgttatttaaatacTTAATATTCACAAATGCTAGATTTGGAACAATTAAACTTGTGTGCaaactttggaagaaaaacctaAAGTAGTGTTAttctagggtatttctcttacAGTAATGGGGTGGCAAACATATTCATGTAAGAGAGAatcctatatataatatagtatattatttctatataatataatatttcatttatagatatttatttctttaatggaAAAAAGGACTTTAAATTGTTCTATTTAAACTTGGAAACTAGCTTTGCAATTAACAACTTCTGCCTAGCATCTCCTAAAAGGTTAAGAGCGCCAGAAAAATCAAGTTCGTCACTTACACACNtttttttttttttttttttttttgtaatttctcaTGATCAACTTGTATGGCTCTTTTACTTAGCTCTCTTAAGCTTTCTCGTGtagatttaaaaagaaatatgagtATAAGATCCGTTCGTATCAGGATTAgtaacttgtatatatatattatatctcaTGCGATGTTGACAACTCACACCTCACAAGCTTATTTTTTTCATGTGGTAAATCGTAATGATATATGTATAGCTTTTCAACGTTGTTACTTTGATCGATTAGctaataattaacattttacGTAAATTAATGAAGGGTTGAAGGAACTTTTAACCAAATGGCCAATGATCAGAAGAATGGTGAGTCTTTACCAGCAAAGGAAGAGCATAAGAAGGATGATGCGGTGGTTCCAGCGAAAGAAGATGATCATAAGAATGCATATGCGGCATCGCAGCCACATCCAATCGAAAACATTGTCTTAGTTGGGCGTACGGGGAATGGAAAAAGCGCCACCGGGAACAGTATCGTCGGAGCAAAGGTTTTCAAATCGAAAACAAAAGCATCAGGTGTTACAAAGAAATGCCACGCAGTTAGAGCAGTGACACCAGAGGGTCCTATACTCAATGTGATTGACACTCCTGGTACGTTGTGTCATTACATATTGTATATGGCGtggattgtatatatatgtaactaatgGACTGAGGTTTGTTGCAGGTCTATTTGATTTGTCGCTGTCCGCTGATTTTATCGGTAAAGAAATCGTTAGGTGCCTAACTCTAGCGGACGGAGGACTACATGCTGTGCTATTGGTTTTATCTGCAAGGACTCGAATGAGTCAAGAGGAAGAGATGGTACTTAGTACCTTGCAGGTCCTTTTCGGCAGTAAGATTGTTGATTACCTCATCGTTGTTTTCACGGGGGGAGATGTATTAGAAGATGATGGTATGACACTGCAGGAATATTTGGGTGATAATTTGCCTGACTTCTTAAAGGTTGGTAATATGTGATCAAATTTATGAAACTTACGAATATTGCACTTTCTTTGGTTTCAGAGAGTgctcatattttattttttttttgcaaaactgTGAATTTTCATTGAAGAAAATAGATTGTACAGAGTACAATAGCTTTGAATACATGAAGATAGagcttgccaaaaaaaattaaaaaacaagttCTATCTTAGGGAAGAACAGTGACCAAAACCATATTTAAGCAAAGGTCAGCCAATTACGCAAGAGTGTTTTGAAGTTTTTCCTATGACTCTTGCCCAGTATAGCGTCTCTGATCTGTCTGTCCAGCGCCTTAAAGAGTATATGCGGTGGAGTTGTGATGTTGTTGTGTAGCCGATTGTTCCTCTCTATCCAGATGGTGTATATCACTGCTTGTGATACTAGCCTGCGGAGGGTTTGCGTAGAGGTAGCATCAGAAGCATCCAACCATGAGATGAATGCGTCCCAGGtatgaaaaacaaaaggattgtaTCTTAGTCGCCTTGTCGTCTGCAGCCAAATCTCTTCACTGAAAGCACAGTACAGAAAGAGATGATCTCGAGTTTCAGGGTAGAGTCCACAGTTGCAGCAAGCAGGATCAAATTGCATACCCCAAGTTGCAAGCCTAGATCGTGTGGGAAGGCGATTTAGGAGTGTGAGCCACATCATGAACGCATGTCTTGGAACAGCACCCTTGTACCATACATGCTTTGTCCAAGTTTGCGGGTCTTGTCTCTCCCTTAAGGCTTCCCATGTTTTCTTTGTGCTGAAAGTGTCTGAATCTTCCCCATTTGTACTCCAAAGGAAAATGTCCTGATCAGAGGACTGGTATGGTGGTTGAATAGTTGTGAGAAGGATGTGAAGTTGTTCGACTTGTGGTGATCTTGCCGGACGCAGGAGCCAACCATTTGAGGGATTCCTGTAATTGCGGGGCCCGAGGGACCCAGAAAGTGAATGAGTTGACCTAAGTGGGTCCACTTATCAAACCAAAAGCTCACCAATTCACCATTACCCACATCACACTTGATGAAAAGATTGGCAAGAGGTCGGAGATGCAACAGAGCTTTCCATGTCCAAGAGTGGTGTTTCTTCTCATCAATTGTCCAGAAGACTTcgtcttttattttgttatttctcaTCCATTTTGCCCATAAGGAGTCATCCGCAGAGAAGATTCGCCAAATAAGCTTCAAACAAAGAGTCTTGTTCCAGGTGGATAAACGTCTAAATCCCGATCCCCCTTCTTCTTTGGGCAGAAACAATGTTTTCCAAGCCACTTTTGCGTGTGCTGGCTTTGTTATATCCCCTGACCACAAAAACCTGGCACAAAGTTTCTCAATATTCCGCAATAATCCCTTTGGTAATATAAAAGCAGAAGCCCAGAAGTTGATGGATCCATATATTACAGAAGTGATTAACTCCTTTCTTCCTGCGTAAGAGAGAGCTCGAGCAGACCAATTAGAGAATCTTGCTGTTAACTTGTCTATTAGAGGTCTGTACTCTGGAATCTGGAGCTTTCTATGCATGAGAGGGAGACCCAGGTATCGAATGGGTAATGAACCTATCTTGAAACCGAAAGAGGCAATCCTATCGGTTTCAAGTTGGTTCACTCCCGCAGTGAACAATTCAGTCTTGTCTTTGTTGATGTGAAGACCCGACATCTCAGAGAACTCGTCAAGGACCTTGGCGATATTGTCAACAGAACCGCTTTTCCCATCAAAGAAGACCATAATATCATCAGCAAAAGCTAAATGTGTTACCTGAGGATTCTCTGCTTCTGGGTGGTGTCCAATGTACCCTCTGTTATACCTTTGATTTAGCATTTCAGAGAGAACTTCCATGGCTAAAGTAAATAGATAAGGCGAGATAGAATCCCCCTGTCTTAATCCTTTAGCTCCCTTAAAGTAACCACAAGACTCACCATTGATTGAGACTGAGAAACTTGGTGTTGTGATGCATTCCTTGATCAGCTTGATGAAACGAGGAGGAAACTCCACCCTTAAGACATTAATAATGAAATCCCAATGTACCGAATCAAATGCCTTCTTTAAATCCACCTTTAGCATGCCCCTTGGTGAAACGTTTTTGTGGTTATAACCCTGAATTAGCTCTGTAGCCAGCAGCACATTCTCCACCAGTAGACGACCCGGGATGAAAGCTGATTGCGTATTTGCAATAAGATCTGGCAAAACGCTTTAAGTCTGTTTGCCAGAAGTTTTGAAACAACCTTATAGATTTTGTTGCAGCATGCAATGGGACGGAAATCAGCCATTTTTGAAGCATTGGGTGTCTTTGGAATGAGCGTCAGCAGCATAGAGTTCCATTGCTTCAGTATCATACCTGAATTATAGAACTCTAGGACTGCAGCCGTTAAATCTGCTCCCACAATCTCCCATTGGGCAGTGAAGAACTCCACACAGTATCCGTCGGGACCTGGTGCTTTGTTTTCTGAGAGAGAAAACACCGCTAGCTTGATTTCTTCTAGGGTGAAGGGGTGGATAAAGCTTGGAGTGCAGAAGCGGAACATCTTTGAGTAATGATACAGGCCAGGTCCACAACAGAGGGAGGCGTAGCTGAAGAAGGGGAGcctaaaaaatctttaaaatactCCACCGCAATCTTCTGAATACCCTGCTTTGACTCCACAAACTGATCATTACCATCAAACAGATAAAGGATCTGGTTTTGTACCTGTCGAGCAGGGATGGTTCTGTagaaaaaatttgtgtttttatctccTTCCTCGAGCCAGCAAATTCTTGCTTTTTGTCGAAGGTAGGATTCCTCAGCTTGAGCTAACATGGACCAATGCTTATGGGCTGCTTTTTCCCTTTCACTCGCCTGCGATGAGGGTGAACTCAAAAGAGTTCTTTGACAGGAGAGAAGTTCTTCATAGGCCTCTCGCACACGCTTCTCAATCTCAGAATAATTGTCCTTGGCGAAGGCTTTAATAATACCCTTTAACTCCTTAAGTTTTTAAGAGATCTTCAACATCTTGGAGCAGTCAAAGGCTAGAGCATCCCACCATAACTTGATTAAAGACGAGAATTCTGGGTTAGAATCCAAAAACACGCAGCATGGACTGTGATCTGAGAAACCAGGTTCACCGAATAATCCAAAAGAGGTTGGGAAAATCTGGAGCCAATCATCATTCACAATAATACGATCCAGTTTCTTTGCGATGTGGCCTATGTCTTGTTTCTTGCTCCAGGTGAACGTATTACCATAGTAAGGGAGATCTGACAGTTTAGAGGATATTAGACAGTGATTTAGATCACGCATTCCTCTTGTAGACGTACCACCGGTTGTGATAGAATGCTCATGTTGATGAAGAATTTGGTTGAAATCTCCAATCACCATCCAGGGCTTGTTCAAAATGACCGTTGAGGCAGACAAGGCCTCAATCTATTTCCACAGCATTTTCCTTGCTTTGCTACAGGTTGATGATGCATAGACAACCGATATCACCAGCTCCATAGAGACAAAAGGGAATTTTACCATACATACTATCATCTGAAGGGATTTAGACAAAACTTGCACCTTCACAGAAGGGTGCCAAACTACCCAGATCTTCCCAAGATCTGAAAACTCATAATTATCCGCATAGATCCATCCTACAACCACAGAAAATAACATACGCTGTGCTTTGTCAGGACTAACATGGGTTTCAAGAATCCAACCAAAAAGAGGTTTATGTAGCCTTAACCAACGCCGAAAAGATCTCCGCTTTACACAGTCATTAAGACCTCTTACATTAcgaaaaaaaatatccatagGGGAGGATATGGGATTAGAGGGATAAAGGGCCTCTAGCCCTTTCTTTtgaattcttctttttcaacAGCCTCTTTGAGATGACTTTGATGAATCTATCAGAATCTGCTTCAGGATTATCCTCATCTCCAGAGATACTATCAGGCTCAGAGGAGATATCTTGAGTGTCCTCAAGGTTCCTATCCAGAGGTCGGTGAGCAAACAGATTGGCACGCATAACTTACCATCGCCAACGGTCAGATCATAGGTTTTAGAGGAGCCTTGGTAAGATTTCCGGAGCACCTCTTGGTTCCCTTTGTTACTTGCTTCACCCTGTACGAGTGCTTCTCTGACAGGCTTGTTAGAGATACTAAGTGTCTTCGAGGGGTGAGGAGGAATGTGCTTTGTTGGAGAGGACTCTGCGAGGCAATTCTCAACAATCGGCAACTGGCTTTGAATACGTACTTTGCCATGCTTCTTGTCTTTCTTGGCTCTGGGACAGGATTCTCCAGAATGTTTCACCGACCCGCAATTATTGCATAGGGTAGGCGCAGACGTACAGCGAGACACCGTGTGACCTATCTTTTTGCAATGGGTACACACAGAGGGAAGCCATGGACTAGATACTCTGATACGCTTAATTTAACCAGACTCAAACCTTGCATGTACAGCTTCCGGGAGTGGTTTACGAGGGTCTATGACAGTATACACCTTCGCCACTTCAATATTTATGAGTTTCTCTGTATGCGGATGGAGACACACTGGATGTCCCACCATTCCTGCAATGTGTTCGAGGCCCTCTTGGTTAAAGAATTCTAACGGGACACCGTGAAAATCAAGCCACACTGGTACGAGTGATAACTCCGGTTTCTTTGGAGTGACATCAGGAGAACACTTCGCAACAAACATTGTCTGACCGTCAACTTGCCACAGACACTGGTTTaggattcttcttctctcgtttGGGCAGGGGACCTTGAAGAGAAAAGAATGCCCTTCCATTTTGGAAACAGTGATATCTCATCACTGTCTACTCCAAATACCATTTACAATGGCATGAACCGCTCCCCTTGAAGGTGGTTCTTCATAGAATTGCCCTAGGATAAAGCTATCTCaagctttcttgttcttctcaatAACAGAGTTAGGAATGGTCACACACTCCTCGCCAGAGTCAAGTGTGAAAGGTGTACCTTTTTTCTGAAGAGGACTGGATTTATCCTTTACGAGATTTTTCCAAGGGTGCTCTTCACAGGACTCACCATTGTTTGAGACTGAGAAACTTGGTGTTTTGATGCATTCCTTGATCAGCTTGATGAAATGAGGAGGAAACTCCATGACCCTTAAGACATTTATAATGAAATCCCAATGTACCGAATCAAATGCATTCTTTAAATCCCCCTTTAGCATGCCCCTTGGTGAAACGTTTTTGTGGTTATAACCCAGAATTAGCTCTGTAGCCAGCAGCACATTCTCCACCAGTAGACGACCCGGGATGAAAGCTGATTGCGTATTTGCAATAAGATCTGGCAAAACGCTTTTAAGTCTGTTTGCCAGAAGTTTTGAAACAACCTTATAGATTGTGTTGCAGCATGCAATGGGACGGAAATCAGCCATTTTTGAAGCATTGGGTGTCTTTGGAATGAGCGTCAGCAGCGTAGAGTTCCATTGCTTCAGTATCATACCTGAATTATAGAACTCTAGGACTGCAGCCGTTAAATCTGCTCCCACAATCTCCCATTGGGCAGTGAAGAACTCCACACAGTATCCGTCGGGATCTGGTGCTTtgttttttgagagagaaaacacCGCTAGCTTGATTTCTTCCAGGGTGAAGGGGTGGATAAAGCTTGGAGTGCAGAAGCGGAACATCTTTGAGTAATGATACAGGCCAGGTCCACAACAGAGGGAGGCGTAGCTGAAGAAGGGGAGCctagaaaatctttaaaatactCCACCGCAATCTTCTGAATCCCCTGATTTGACTCCACAAACTGATCATTACCATCAAACAGCTAAAGGATCTGGTTCTGTACCTGTCTAGCAGGGATGGTTCTGtagaaaaaaattgtgtttttatCTCCTTCCTCGAGCCAGCAAATTCCTGCTTTTTGTCGAAGGTAGGATTCCTCAGCTTGAGCTAACATGGACCAATGCTTGTGGGCTGCTTTTTCCCTTTCACTCGCCTGCGATGAGGGTGAACTCAAAAGAGTTCTTTGACAGGAGAGAAGTTCTTCATAGGCCTCTCGCACACGCTTCTCAATCTCAGAATAATTGTCCTTGGCGAAGGCTTTAATAATACCCTTTAACTCCTTAAGTTTTTTAGAGATCTTCAACATCTTGGAGCAGTCAAAGGCTAGAGCATCCCACCATAACTTGATTAAAGGCGAGAATTCTGGGTTTCTGTTCAGGAGGGTTAAAAACTTGAACGAAGTCTTCTGCTTTGGTTTTTCAGAATCCAAAAACACGCAGCATGGACTGTGATCTGAGAAACCAGGTTCACCGAATAATCCAAAAGAGGTTGGGAAAATCTGGAGCCAATCATCATTCACAATAATACGATCCAGTTTCTTTGCGATGTGGCctatgtcttgtttattgctCCAGGTGAACATATTACCATAGTAAGGGAGATCTGATAGTTTAGAGGATATTAGATAGTGATTTAGATCACGCATTCCTCTTGTAGACGTACCACCGGTTGTGATAGAATGCTCATGTTGATGAAGAATTTGGTTGAAATCTCCAATCACCATCCAGGGCTTGTTCAAAATGACCGTTGCGGCACACAAGGCCTCAATCTATTTCCACAGCATTTTCCTTGCTTTGCTACAGGTTGATGATGCATAGACAACCGATATCACCAGCTCCATAGAGACAAAAGGGAATTTTACCATACATACTATCATCTGAAGGGATTTAGACAAAACTTGCACCTTCACAGAAGGGTGCCAAACTACCCAGATCTTCCCAAGATCTGAAAACTCATAATTATCCGCATAAATCCATCCTGCAACCACAGAAGATAACATACGCTGTGCTTTGTCAGGACTAACATGGGTTTCAAGAATCCCACCAAAAAGAGGTTTATGAAGCCTTAACCAACGCCGAAAATATCTCCGCTTTACACAGTCATTAAGACCTCTAACATtacgacaaaaaatatccatagGGGTGGATATGGGATTAGAGGGATAAAGGGCCTCTAGCCCTTTCTTTtgaattcttctttttcaacAGCCTCTTTGAGATGACTTTGATGAATCTATCAGAATCTGCTTCAGGATTATCCTCATCTCCAGAGATACTATCAGGCTCAGAGGAGATATCTTGAGTGTCCTCAAGGTTCCTATCAAGAGGTCGGTGAACAAAAAGATTGGCAGTGAGGTCCACGCATAACTTACCATCGCCAACGGTCAGATCATAGGTTTTAGAGGAGCCTTGGTAAGATTTCCGGAGCACCTCTTGGTTCCCTTTGTTACTTGCTTCACCATGCACAAGTGTTTCTCTGACAGGCTTGTTAGAGATACTAAGTGTCTTCGAGGGGTGAGGAGGAATGTGCTTTGTTGTAGAGGACTCTGCGAGGCAATTCTCAACAATCGGCAACTGGCTTTGAATAGGTATTTTGCCATGCTTCTTGTCTTTCTTGGCTCTGGGACAGGATTCTCCAGAATGTTTCACCGACCCGCAATTATTGCATAGGGTAGGCGCAGACGTACAGAGAGACACCGTGTGACCTACCTT
Coding sequences within:
- the LOC104741964 gene encoding LOW QUALITY PROTEIN: immune-associated nucleotide-binding protein 8 (The sequence of the model RefSeq protein was modified relative to this genomic sequence to represent the inferred CDS: substituted 2 bases at 2 genomic stop codons) translates to MANDQKNGESLPAKEEHKKDDAVVPAKEDDHKNAYAASQPHPIENIVLVGRTGNGKSATGNSIVGAKVFKSKTKASGVTKKCHAVRAVTPEGPILNVIDTPGLFDLSLSADFIGKEIVRCLTLADGGLHAVLLVLSARTRMSQEEEMVLSTLQVLFGSKIVDYLIVVFTGGDVLEDDGMTLQEYLGDNLPDFLKVVLILCGQRMILFDNKTKDKEKKAXQVHELLKLIDQVREQNHNIPYTDEMYHKIKGENDRHKKEQEELESKAHSEEQLEALRKELQLTNERNLKTMAELLEKNMKIAMEAQQKLFEQREKAQELSFRQKYEMQEKLNQMEGRMREXMEAQMRSSQGCNIL